The following coding sequences lie in one Apium graveolens cultivar Ventura chromosome 3, ASM990537v1, whole genome shotgun sequence genomic window:
- the LOC141710488 gene encoding uncharacterized protein LOC141710488, with protein sequence MHGTRSKIDMALKMQAQAQILRPSIHSRRANLVVKFQDLYGFNVEGNVDDVNVLNEVREKIRQQARLWWSLDASKGADWYMQTHASPSLTSALKFSSLVNAITLKRMIRKGIPPSLRPKVWFSMSGAARKKSMAPKSYYKELLDAVEGKVTAATKQIDQDLPRTFGGHLWLGTKEAQASLRRVLVAYSFRDSDVGYCQGLNYVAALLLLVMKTEEDAFWMLAVLLEDVLVNDCYTTNLSGCHIEQRVFKDLLRKHCPKLCDHLEALDFDVSVVATEWFLCLFSKSLPSETTLRVWDILFYEGTCVIFRTALAIFKMKEEELVLAHNIVDAVNRILLTTRRLFDPDDLLTIAYDDIGSMALTNISKERKKQESAVMAELGERVKRLSSLPKDYKSPR encoded by the exons ATGCATGGAACTAGAAGCAAAATAGACATGGCTTTAAAAATGCAAGCACAAGCTCAAATTTTGAGGCCAAGCATTCATTCTAGAAGGGCAAATCTTGTTGTTAAATTTCAAGATCTTTACGGGTTTAATGTCGAAGGCAATGTAGATGATGTAAATGTATTGAATGAGGTTCGAGAAAAGATTAGGCAACAAGCTAGACTTTGGTGGTCATTGGATGCTAGTAAAGGTGCAGATTGGTATATGCAGACTCATGCATCGCCTTCCCTTACGTCTGCGCTTAAGTTTTCGTCATTAGTCAATGCCATCACTCTTAAGAGGATGATTAGGAAAGGCATTCCTCCGTCTTTGAGGCCTAAGGTTTGGTTTTCGATGTCTGGGGCAGCTAGGAAGAAATCAATGGCACCAAAAAGCTATTACAAAGAATTGCTCGATGCGGTTGAGGGTAAGGTCACAGCAGCCACAAAGCAGATTGATCAA GACTTACCACGAACGTTTGGTGGCCACCTATGGTTGGGTACCAAAGAGGCTCAGGCTTCTCTTAGACGGGTTCTGGTTGCCTACTCCTTCCGTGATTCTGATGTTGGTTATTGTCAG GGATTGAATTACGTAGCAGCATTGTTGTTGCTTGTGATGAAAACTGAAGAAGATGCTTTTTGGATGCTAGCTGTCCTCTTGGAGGATGTTTTAGTAAATGATTGTTATACAACAAATTTATCAGGATGTCATATTGAACAAAGGGTTTTCAAAGATCTTCTAAGAAAACATTGTCCAAA GCTATGTGATCATCTAGAAGCTCTGGACTTTGATGTTTCTGTTGTCGCCACCGAGTGGTTTCTATGTCTGTTCTCGAAAAGCTTACCTTCAGAG ACAACCCTACGGGTGTGGGATATCCTTTTTTATGAAGGTACATGTGTTATTTTTCGCACAGCTTTGGCTATCTTCAAG ATGAAAGAGGAAGAGTTAGTATTGGCACACAATATTGTAGATGCTGTCAATAGAATTCTGCTGACCACACGTCGTCTCTTTGATCCTGATGACTTGTTGACG ATTGCGTATGATGATATTGGCTCAATGGCACTTACAAATATATCGAAGGAAAGGAAAAAGCAGGAATCAGCAGTAATGGCAGAGCTAGGTGAGAGAGTAAAGCGCCTAAGTTCACTGCCCAAAGACTATAAATCGCCCAGGTAG
- the LOC141710489 gene encoding fimbrin-5-like, producing MSGFLGVVVSDSLLESQIPQVELRNLESKFLMARNELGRVTLANLSAVMLQFKNFSELFTEQEIKAILSESDPNMDREIDYESFLQAYININGEAQTKSGGQKFMSATSFLKTSTTTITQSEKAFYVSHINSYLGEDPFLKDFLPLDPSTSGLFDLAKHGVLLCKLINLAVPGTIDERAINTKCILNPWEKTENHTLCLNSAKAIGCNVLNIGTQDLAEARPHLVLGLISQIVKTQLLADLDFHKTPQLLELVGEDQYLEEISCLAPEEILLKWMNFHLKKAGYEKKVTNFSSDLKDGMAYAHLLNVLAPEFSTTTTLEAKSDAERAKLVLEQVEKLQCKRCVTPKDILQGSTNLNLAFLANLFRNRNGLSLEKAKHSYAEMMTDDAETSREERWFRLWINSLGIETHVNNFFEDIRNGWVLLEVLDKVSPQSVNWKKATKPPIKMPFKKIENCNQVIEIGGKLKFSLVSVDGSDIVQGNKKLILAYLWQLMRFSILQLLKNLRSHSQGKEITDSDIMNWANSKVKRSGRTHQMESFKDKSLSDGIFFLELLSAVAPRVVNWALVTTGENDEDKKSNATYIISVARKLGCSVFLLPEDIMEVKQKMILTLLASVMYWSLNQRGSVKSSSEENKSPNRSSFVMSEDGDYDNNLIDDASGETLIDDASGETHESEDP from the exons ATGTCTGGTTTTTTGGGAGTTGTGGTCTCTGATTCATTGCTTGAGAGTCAAATTCCGCAAGTTGAGCTTCGAAACCTCGAATCTAAA TTTCTTATGGCAAGAAATGAGTTAGGCCGTGTCACATTAGCAAATTTGTCAGCAGTGATGTTACAATTCAAGAATTTCAGCGAGCTGTTTACAGAGCAGGAGATTAAAGCAATTTTGAGTGAGTCAGACCCTAACATGGATCGAGAAATTGATTACGAATCCTTTCTTCAA gcatatataaatataaatggCGAAGCTCAAACAAAGTCAGGTGGCCAAAAGTTCATGAGTGCTACTTCATTCCTCAAGACAAGTACTACCACCATTACCCAGTCAGAGAAAGCCTTCTATGTTTCCCACATAAATAGCTATTTAGGGGAAGATCCATTTTTGAAGGATTTTCTTCCTCTGGATCCATCTACCAGTGGCTTGTTTGATCTTGCCAAGCATGGTGTTTTACTATG CAAGCTCATCAACTTGGCTGTCCCTGGTACGATAGATGAGCGGGCTATCAATACAAAATGCATTCTTAATCCTTGGGAAAAGACTGAGAACCACACTCTGTGCCTCAATTCTGCAAAGGCCATAGGCTGCAATGTACTGAACATCGGCACACAAGACTTAGCTGAGGCTAGA CCCCATCTGGTACTTGGTTTAATTTCCCAAATAGTGAAG ACGCAACTTTTAGCTGATCTCGATTTCCACAAAACTCCTCAGCTATTGGAATTGGTGGGAGAAGACCAG TACCTGGAGGAGATTTCGTGTTTAGCTCCTGAAGAGATTCTTTTAAAATGGATGAATTTCCATCTGAAGAAAGCGGGATATGAGAAAAAGGTTACAAATTTTTCATCTGATTTGAAG GATGGGATGGCCTATGCACACTTGCTTAATGTTCTTGCCCCGGAATTTAGTACCACCACCACATTGGAGGCAAAAAGTGATGCTGAAAGAGCAAAATTGGTCCTTGAACAAGTAGAAAAACTGCAATGCAAAAGATGCGTTACTCCAAAAGATATCCTTCAGGGTTCAACTAACCTAAATCTTGCATTTCTTGCAAACCTATTCCGGAATAG GAATGGTCTGTCACTAGAAAAAGCAAAACATTCATATGCAGAGATGATGACTGATGATGCTGAAACTTCAAGAGAAGAGAGATGGTTTCGGTTGTGGATCAATAGTCTTGGAATTGAGACACATGTCAATAATTTTTTTGAGGATATTAGAAATGG ATGGGTTTTACTGGAAGTTCTCGACAAAGTGTCCCCTCAATCAGTCAACTGGAAAAAGGCAACAAAGCCTCCGATTAAGATGCCATtcaaaaaaattgagaattgcAACCAAGTTATAGAAATCGGGGGGAAGTTAAAATTTTCCCTTGTAAGTGTAGATGGAAGCGATATCGTACAAGGAAACAAGAAGCTCATACTTG CTTATCTATGGCAGTTGATGAGGTTTAGCATACTCCAGCTACTAAAGAACTTGAGATCTCACTCCCAAGGAAAGGAAATAACCGATTCTGATATTATGAATTGGGCAAATAGCAAAGTCAAAAGATCAGGCAGAACACACCAGATGGAAAGCTTTAAG GACAAAAGCCTCTCAGATGGGATTTTCTTTCTTGAACTTCTTAGTGCTGTGGCGCCACGAGTTGTCAATTGGGCTCTTGTCACTACTGGCGAAAATG atgaggataagAAGTCAAATGCAACTTATATAATTAGTGTTGCGCGAAAGCTAGGGTGCTCGGTATTTTTGTTGCCAGAAGATATTATGGAG GTGAAGCAGAAGATGATCCTCACTCTGTTGGCTAGCGTCATGTATTGGAGTCTCAACCAGAGAGGCAGCGTGAAATCCTCCTCCGAAGAAAACAAATCTCCTAATCGATCTTCATTTGTAATGTCTGAGGATGGTGACTATGACAATAATCTGATTGACGATGCATCAGGTGAGACTCTGATTGATGATGCATCAGGCGAGACACATGAATCTGAAGACCCTTGA